A window of the Arachis duranensis cultivar V14167 chromosome 5, aradu.V14167.gnm2.J7QH, whole genome shotgun sequence genome harbors these coding sequences:
- the LOC127747633 gene encoding uncharacterized protein LOC127747633 — MMPNVFQIKCSTLSKFFFHHSKRRLRHHHSPLSASPLTTPGRLCTHSSSPLTTPSLVFNILPLLFAVRSHQDDAALNGKPLFIRSPSSRRIILKMRVKIEMLIMMVY, encoded by the exons ATGATGCCTAatgtatttcaaattaaatgttcaacacttagtaaatttttttttcaccacTCCAAGAGAAGACTCCGCCATCACCACTCACCACTATCGGCGTCACCACTCACCACTCCAGGAAGACTCTGCACTCACTCATCTTCACCACTCACGACGCCGTCACTCGTCTTCAACATACTGCCGCTTCTCTTTGCTGTGCGTTCACATCAGGACGACGCTGCACTCAACGGAAAGCCTCTCTTCATTCGCTCACCATCGTCGAGAAG GATAATTCTGAAGATGCGAGTGAAGATTGAGATGCTTATCATGATGGTTTATTGA